One window of Cervus elaphus chromosome 2, mCerEla1.1, whole genome shotgun sequence genomic DNA carries:
- the MRPL49 gene encoding 39S ribosomal protein L49, mitochondrial, producing MAAVMFRFVLRGWRTGVPPGCGLRRLSQTQGTPDYPGLLESVDEYRFVERLLPPTSIPKPPKHEHYPTPCGWQPPRDPPPNLPYFVRRSRMHNVPVYKDITHGNRQMTVIRKVEGDIWALQKDVEDFLSPLLGKTPITQVNEVTGTLRIKGYFDQQLKAWLLEKGF from the exons ATGGCGGCGGTTATGTTTCGGTTTGTGTTGAGGGGCTGGAGAACCGGTGTCCCGCCGGGCTGCGGATTACGGCGACTG agCCAGACCCAGGGGACTCCTGATTACCCCGGCTTGCTAGAGTCTGTGGATGAATACCGTTTTGTGGAGCGCCTGTTACCCCCCACCAGCATCCCAAAGCCCCCAAAGCATGAACATTATCCCACTCCTTGTGGTTGGCAGCCCCCTAGAG ACCCCCCGCCCAACCTGCCCTACTTCGTGCGGCGCTCTCGGATGCACAACGTCCCAGTCTACAAGGACATCACGCATGGAAACCGTCAGATGACTGTGATCCGGAAGGTGGAGGGGGACATTTGG GCCCTGCAGAAGGATGTGGAAGATTTTCTGAGCCCACTGCTGGGGAAGACACCTATCACCCAGGTCAATGAGGTGACTGGTACCCTTCGGATCAAGGGCTACTTTGATCAGCAGCTCAAAGCCTggctcctggagaagggcttcTGA
- the FAU gene encoding ubiquitin-like protein fubi and ribosomal protein S30 produces the protein MQLFVRAQELHTLEVTGQETVAQIKAHVASLEGIAPEDQVLLLAGTPLEDEATLGQCGVEALSTLEVAGRMLGGKVHGSLARAGKVRGQTPKVAKQEKKKKKTGRAKRRMQYNRRFVNVVPTFGKKKGPNANS, from the exons ATGCAGCTCTTTGTCCGCGCCCAGGAGCTACACACTCTCGAGGTGACCGGCCAGGAGACGGTCGCCCAGATCAAG GCTCATGTAGCTTCGTTGGAGGGCATCGCTCCAGAAGATCAAGTCCTGCTCCTGGCTGGCACGCCCCTAGAGGATGAGGCTACTCTGGGCCAGTGTGGCGTGGAGGCTCTGAGCACTCTGGAAGTAGCCGGCCGCATGCTTGGAG GTAAAGTCCATGGTTCCCTGGCCCGTGCTGGGAAAGTGAGAGGTCAGACTCCCAAG GTGGCCAagcaagagaagaagaagaagaagacggGCAGGGCCAAGAGGCGTATGCAGTACAACCGGCGCTTTGTCAATGTTGTGCCCACCTTTGGCAAGAAGAAGGGCCCTAATGCTAACTCCTAA
- the ZNHIT2 gene encoding zinc finger HIT domain-containing protein 2, giving the protein MRPETAGKSFDEALRPQKGGSNREAPETSDLPRVCVRWRCAAPVTMEPAGPCGFCPTGEAQPARYTCPRCNVPYCSLRCYRAHGTCAEEFYRDQVLGELRGRSASPSRLATALRRLRQQRETEDEPGDAGLRPGPAPGGLSGLWERLAPAEKVAFERLLSRGEAGRLLPPWRPWWWGRGAAPRLLEELGDAPSGDAEELEPSPARMPPEPVRDEPAAVEPVLGDLLGACPPALPTRIPALASLSRGRTSPLVRFQLPNVLFAYAHTLALYHGGDEALLSDFCATLLGVSGALGAQHVFASAEEALQAAAHVLEAGEHPPGPLGTRGAMREAARILLGEGPANQKSYTLAALGDLAQTLGRARKQAVAPEERDRLYRARKKCQFLLSWTNENEDALTPLALDCATAHRAHTVAAEEVAALTGELEQLWGGPLPPARRTLIEELPG; this is encoded by the coding sequence ATGCGGCCGGAAACTGCCGGGAAGAGCTTTGACGAAGCGCTCCGTCCGCAAAAAGGCGGAAGTAACCGAGAAGCGCCGGAAACTTCCGATTTGCCGCGCGTGTGCGTTCGTTGGCGGTGTGCTGCGCCTGTTACCATGGAGCCGGCCGGGCCTTGTGGTTTCTGCCCCACTGGGGAGGCCCAGCCGGCTCGCTACACCTGCCCTCGCTGTAACGTGCCCTACTGCTCGCTGCGCTGCTACCGGGCGCATGGCACCTGCGCTGAAGAGTTCTACCGTGACCAGGTGCTGGGAGAACTGCGCGGCCGCAGCGCCTCGCCCAGCCGCCTGGCCACCGCCCTGCGCCGGCTGCGTCAGCAACGTGAGACCGAGGATGAGCCAGGGGACGCAGGCCTCAGGCCTGGCCCGGCGCCCGGCGGCCTCTCAGGACTCTGGGAGCGGCTGGCCCCGGCCGAGAAGGTGGCCTTCGAGCGGCTCCTGAGCCGAGGCGAGGCCGGGCGGCTGCTGCCCCCCTGGCGGCCATGGTGGTGGGGTCGCGGGGCCGCTCCGCGGCTTCTGGAGGAGCTGGGTGATGCCCCAAGCGGTGATGCCGAGGAACTGGAGCCCTCCCCCGCGAGGATGCCGCCGGAACCCGTGAGAGATGAGCCCGCGGCCGTCGAACCGGTTCTTGGAGACCTCCTCGGGGCCTGCCCTCCCGCCCTGCCCACCCGGATCCCCGCGCTGGCCAGCCTGAGCAGGGGCCGGACGTCGCCGCTCGTGCGCTTCCAGCTACCCAACGTGCTGTTTGCCTACGCACACACTCTGGCCTTGTATCACGGCGGCGACGAGGCGCTGCTCTCGGACTTCTGTGCCACACTGCTCGGCGTTTCCGGAGCCCTCGGCGCCCAGCACGTCTTCGCCTCTGCCGAGGAAGCCTTGCAGGCCGCAGCCCATGTGCTGGAAGCAGGCGAGCATCCCCCCGGACCTCTGGGCACACGGGGTGCCATGCGCGAGGCCGCCCGCATCCTGCTGGGTGAGGGCCCGGCCAACCAGAAAAGCTACACGCTGGCAGCACTGGGGGACCTGGCGCAGACCCTGGGCCGGGCCCGGAAACAAGCTGTGGCCCCCGAAGAACGAGATCGCCTCTACCGAGCCCGAAAAAAATGCCAGTTCCTTCTGTCTTGGACCAACGAAAATGAGGACGCCCTCACACCCCTGGCTCTAGACTGTGCCACGGCCCACCGAGCCCACACTGTGGCGGCCGAGGAGGTGGCAGCCCTCACGGGGGAGCTGGAGCAGCTTTGGGGAGGCCCCCTGCCACCTGCCCGGAGGACTCTCATTGAGGAGCTCCCCGGCTGA
- the TM7SF2 gene encoding delta(14)-sterol reductase TM7SF2 isoform X2: protein MASPQGSRAPLEFGGPLGAAALLLLLPVTMFHLLLVARSGPARLLGPPPYLPGLEELWSPWALLLCLTWLGLQAALYLLPARKVAEGQELKDKSRLRYPINGFQALMLTALLVGLGVSAGLPLSALPEMLLPLAFAATLTAFIFSLLLYLKALVAPASALAPGGNSGNLIYDFFLGRELNPRICSFDFKYFCELRPGLIGWVLINLALLMQEAELRGSPSLAMWLVNGFQLLYVGDALWYEEAVLTTMDIIHDGFGFMLAFGDLAWVPFTYSLQAQFLLYHPQPLGWPLASFICLINAVGYYIFRGANSQKNTFRKNPSDPRVAATGRRLLVSGWWGMVRHPNYLGDLIMALAWSLPCGVFHLLPYFYLLYFTALLVHREDRDERQCLQKYGLAWQEYCRRVPYRIVPYVY, encoded by the exons ATGGCCTCTCCTCAGGGTTCTCGGGCCCCACTGGAATTCGGAGGACCCTTGG GCGCCgcggcgctgctgctgctgctcccggTCACGATGTTCCACCTGCTACTGGTGGCCCGCTCGGGCCCGGCGCGCCTCCTGGGCCCACCCCCCTACCTGCCGGGACTGGAGGAGCTGTGGAGCCCGTGGGCACTGTTGCTCTGTCTCACCTGGCTCGGCCTGCAGGCGGCGCTCTACCTCTTGCCGGCACGCAAG GTGGCTGAGGGGCAGGAACTGAAGGACAAAAGTCGACTGCGCTACCCCATTAACG GCTTCCAGGCCCTGATGCTGACAGCCCTCTTGGTGGGCCTGGGGGTGTCAGCCGGGCTGCCCTTGAGCGCACTCCCAGAAATGCTCTTGCCCTTGGCATTTGCGGCCACCCTCACCGCCTTCATCTTCAGCCTCCTTTTGTATCTGAAGGCTCTGGTAGCCCCTGCCTCGGCCCTGGCACCTGGGGGGAACTCAG GCAATCTCATTTACGACTTTTTCCTGGGACGGGAGCTCAACCCACGCATCTGTTCCTTTGACTTCAAATATTTCTGCGAACTGCGGCCTGGCCTCATCGGCTGG GTCCTCATCAACCTGGCCTTGCTGATGCAGGAAGCAGAACTTCGGGGGAGTCCCTCACTGGCCATGTGGCTGGTCAACGGCTTCCAGCTCCTGTATGTGGGTGATGCCCTTTGGTACGAG GAGGCAGTCCTGACCACCATGGACATCATCCATGACGGGTTTGGCTTCATGCTGGCCTTTGGGGACCTCGCCTGGGTACCCTTCACCTACAGCCTGCAGGCCCAGTTCCTGCTGTATCACCCACAGCCTCTGGGGTGGCCCCTGGCCTCATTCATCTGCCTCATCAATG CTGTTGGTTACTACATCTTCCGTGGAGCTAATTCTCAGAAAAACACCTTCCGAAAGAATCCTTCTGATCCCAGAGTGGCTG CCACAGGGCGACGGCTGCTGGTGTCCGGGTGGTGGGGTATGGTCCGCCATCCCAACTACCTTGGAGACCTCATCATGGCTCTGGCCTGGTCCTTGCCGTGCG GGGTGTTCCACCTGTTGCCCTACTTCTACCTCCTCTACTTCACTGCGCTGCTGGTGCACCGTGAGGACCGGGATGAGCGGCAGTGTCTGCAGAAGTACGGCCTGGCCTGGCAGGAATACTGCCGGCGTGTGCCCTACCGAATCGTGCCCTACGTCTACTGA
- the TM7SF2 gene encoding delta(14)-sterol reductase TM7SF2 isoform X1 produces MASPQGSRAPLEFGGPLGAAALLLLLPVTMFHLLLVARSGPARLLGPPPYLPGLEELWSPWALLLCLTWLGLQAALYLLPARKVAEGQELKDKSRLRYPINGFQALMLTALLVGLGVSAGLPLSALPEMLLPLAFAATLTAFIFSLLLYLKALVAPASALAPGGNSGNLIYDFFLGRELNPRICSFDFKYFCELRPGLIGWVLINLALLMQEAELRGSPSLAMWLVNGFQLLYVGDALWYEEAVLTTMDIIHDGFGFMLAFGDLAWVPFTYSLQAQFLLYHPQPLGWPLASFICLINAVGYYIFRGANSQKNTFRKNPSDPRVADLETISTATGRRLLVSGWWGMVRHPNYLGDLIMALAWSLPCGVFHLLPYFYLLYFTALLVHREDRDERQCLQKYGLAWQEYCRRVPYRIVPYVY; encoded by the exons ATGGCCTCTCCTCAGGGTTCTCGGGCCCCACTGGAATTCGGAGGACCCTTGG GCGCCgcggcgctgctgctgctgctcccggTCACGATGTTCCACCTGCTACTGGTGGCCCGCTCGGGCCCGGCGCGCCTCCTGGGCCCACCCCCCTACCTGCCGGGACTGGAGGAGCTGTGGAGCCCGTGGGCACTGTTGCTCTGTCTCACCTGGCTCGGCCTGCAGGCGGCGCTCTACCTCTTGCCGGCACGCAAG GTGGCTGAGGGGCAGGAACTGAAGGACAAAAGTCGACTGCGCTACCCCATTAACG GCTTCCAGGCCCTGATGCTGACAGCCCTCTTGGTGGGCCTGGGGGTGTCAGCCGGGCTGCCCTTGAGCGCACTCCCAGAAATGCTCTTGCCCTTGGCATTTGCGGCCACCCTCACCGCCTTCATCTTCAGCCTCCTTTTGTATCTGAAGGCTCTGGTAGCCCCTGCCTCGGCCCTGGCACCTGGGGGGAACTCAG GCAATCTCATTTACGACTTTTTCCTGGGACGGGAGCTCAACCCACGCATCTGTTCCTTTGACTTCAAATATTTCTGCGAACTGCGGCCTGGCCTCATCGGCTGG GTCCTCATCAACCTGGCCTTGCTGATGCAGGAAGCAGAACTTCGGGGGAGTCCCTCACTGGCCATGTGGCTGGTCAACGGCTTCCAGCTCCTGTATGTGGGTGATGCCCTTTGGTACGAG GAGGCAGTCCTGACCACCATGGACATCATCCATGACGGGTTTGGCTTCATGCTGGCCTTTGGGGACCTCGCCTGGGTACCCTTCACCTACAGCCTGCAGGCCCAGTTCCTGCTGTATCACCCACAGCCTCTGGGGTGGCCCCTGGCCTCATTCATCTGCCTCATCAATG CTGTTGGTTACTACATCTTCCGTGGAGCTAATTCTCAGAAAAACACCTTCCGAAAGAATCCTTCTGATCCCAGAGTGGCTG ACCTTGAGACCATCTCTACAGCCACAGGGCGACGGCTGCTGGTGTCCGGGTGGTGGGGTATGGTCCGCCATCCCAACTACCTTGGAGACCTCATCATGGCTCTGGCCTGGTCCTTGCCGTGCG GGGTGTTCCACCTGTTGCCCTACTTCTACCTCCTCTACTTCACTGCGCTGCTGGTGCACCGTGAGGACCGGGATGAGCGGCAGTGTCTGCAGAAGTACGGCCTGGCCTGGCAGGAATACTGCCGGCGTGTGCCCTACCGAATCGTGCCCTACGTCTACTGA
- the VPS51 gene encoding vacuolar protein sorting-associated protein 51 homolog isoform X2 has translation MKNDFRKMEDEMDRLATNMAVITDFSARISATLQDRHERITKLAGVHALLRKLQFLFELPSRLTKCVELGAYGQAVRYQGRARAVLQQYQHLPSFRAIQDDCQVITARLAQQLRQRFREGGSGAPEQAECVELLLALGEPAEELCEEFLAHARGRLEEELRSLEAELGPSPPAPDVLEFTDHGGSGFVGGLCQVAAAYQELFAAQGPAGAEKLAAFARELGSRYFALVERRLAQEQGGGDNSLLVRALDRFHRRLRAPGALLAAAGLAEAATEIVERVARERLGHHLQGLQAAFLGSLTDVRQALAAPRIAGKEGPGLAELLANVASSILSHIKASLASVHLFTAKEVSFSNKPYFRGEFCSQGVRESLIVGFIRSMCQTAQSFCDSPGEKGGATPPALLLLLSRLCLDYETATISYILTLTDEQFLVQDQSPVTPVSTLCAEARETARRLLTHYVKVQGLVISQMLRKSVETRDWLSTLEPRNVRAVMKRVVEDTTAIDVQVGLLYEEGVRKAQSSDSSKRTFSVYSSSRQQGRYAPSYTPSAPMDTNLLSNIQKLFSERIDVFSPVEFNKVSVLTGIIKISLKTLLECVRLRTFGRFGLQQVQVDCHFLQLYLWRFVADEELVHLLLDEVVASAALRCPDPVPMEPSVVEVICERG, from the exons ATGAAGAACGACTTCCGgaagatggaggatgagatggaccGGTTGGCCACCAACATGGCGGTGATCACGGACTTCAGCGCGCGCATCAGCGCCACGCTGCAGGACCGCCACGAGCGCATCACCAAGCTGGCAG GGGTCCACGCGCTGCTGCGGAAGCTGCAGTTCCTCTTCGAGCTGCCCTCGCGCCTCACCAAGTGCGTGGAGCTGGGCGCCTACGGGCAGGCCGTGCGATACCAGGGCCGCGCGCGGGCCGTGCTGCAGCAGTACCAGCACCTGCCCTCCTTCCGCGCCATCCAGGACGATTGCCAGGTCATTACGGCTCGCCTGGCCCAGCAGCTTCGGCAGCGCTTCAG GGAGGGCGGCTCTGGCGCCCCTGAGCAAGCCGAGTGCGTGGAGCTGCTGCTGGCTCTGGGCGAGCCCGCGGAGGAGCTGTGCGAGGAGTTCCTGGCGCACGCCCGAGGGcggctggaggaggagctgagaaGCCTGGAGGCGGAGCTGGGGCCCTCCCCTCCGGCTCCCGACGTCTTAGAGTTCACTGACCACGGCGGCAGCGGCTTCGTCGGTGGCCTCTGCCAGGTGGCGGCGGCCTACCAGGAGCTGTTTGCGGCCCAGGGCCCGGCGGGCGCCGAGAAGCTAGCAGCCTTTGCCCGGGAGCTGGGCAGCCGCTACTTCGCGCTGGTGGAGCGGCGGCTGGCGCAGGAGCAGGGCGGCGGAGACAATTCCCTGCTGGTGCGGGCGCTGGACCGCTTCCACCGGCGCCTGCGCGCACCCGGGGCCCTGTTGGCCGCTGCCGGGCTGGCGGAGGCCGCCACTGAGATCGTGGAGCGCGTGGCCCGCGAGCGCCTGGGCCACCATCTGCAGGGCCTGCAGGCGGCCTTCCTGGGCAGCCTGACGGATGTGCGGCAGGCGCTGGCCGCCCCTCGAATTGCTGGGAAGGAAGGCCCCGGCCTGGCGGAGCTGCTGGCCAATGTGGCCAGTTCCATCCTGAGCCACATTAAGGCCTCGCTGGCTTCTGTGCACCTCTTCACCGCCAAGGAGGTGTCTTTCTCCAACAAGCCCTACTTCCGG GGCGAGTTCTGCAGCCAGGGCGTCCGCGAGAGCCTCATCGTGGGCTTCATCCGCTCCATGTGCCAGACGGCTCAGAGCTTCTGCGACAGCCCCGGGGAGAAGGGGGGTGCCACGCCCCCTGCCCTGCTCCTGCTGCTCTCCCGCCTCTGCCTGGACTACGAGACGGCCACCATCTCCTACATCCTCACCCTCACAGATGAACAGTTTCTGGTGCAG GATCAGTCTCCAGTGACGCCCGTGAGCACACTGTGTGCGGAGGCCAGGGAGACGGCACGACGCCTGCTGACCCACTACGTGAAGGTGCAGGGCCTGGTCATATCGCAGATGCTGCGCAAGAGCGTGGAGACACGGGACTGGCTCAGTACCCTGGAGCCTCGGAACGTGCGTGCTGTCATGAAGCGGGTGGTGGAGGACACGACAGCCATCGATGTGCAG GTGGGGCTCCTGTACGAGGAGGGTGTTCGGAAGGCCCAGAGCAGCGACTCCAGCAAGAGGACCTTCTCGGTTTACAGCAGCTCCAGGCAGCAGGGCCGCTACGCACCCAGCTATACACCCAG TGCCCCAATGGACACCAACCTCTTGAGCAACATTCAGAAGCTGTTCTCTGAGCGAATCGACGTGTTCAGCCCTGTGGAGTTCAATAAG GTGTCGGTGCTGACCGGCATCATCAAGATCAGCCTGAAGACACTGCTGGAGTGCGTGCGGCTGCGCACCTTCGGGCGCTTCGGGCTGCAGCAGGTGCAGGTGGACTGCCACTTCCTGCAGCTCTACCTGTGGCGCTTCGTAGCCGATGAGGAGCTTGTGCACCTGCTGCTGGATGAAGTGGTGGCTTCAGCTGCCCTGCGCTGCCCGGACCCAGTGCCCATGGAACCCAGTGTCGTTGAGGTCATCTGTGAGCGCGGCTAG
- the VPS51 gene encoding vacuolar protein sorting-associated protein 51 homolog isoform X1, whose amino-acid sequence MAAAAAAPGPGSGPGDSPEGPEAEAPERRRKAHGMLKLYYGLSEGEAAGRPSGPDPLDPTDLNGAHFDPEVYLDKLRRECPLAQLMDSETDMVRQIRALDSDMQTLVYENYNKFISATDTIRKMKNDFRKMEDEMDRLATNMAVITDFSARISATLQDRHERITKLAGVHALLRKLQFLFELPSRLTKCVELGAYGQAVRYQGRARAVLQQYQHLPSFRAIQDDCQVITARLAQQLRQRFREGGSGAPEQAECVELLLALGEPAEELCEEFLAHARGRLEEELRSLEAELGPSPPAPDVLEFTDHGGSGFVGGLCQVAAAYQELFAAQGPAGAEKLAAFARELGSRYFALVERRLAQEQGGGDNSLLVRALDRFHRRLRAPGALLAAAGLAEAATEIVERVARERLGHHLQGLQAAFLGSLTDVRQALAAPRIAGKEGPGLAELLANVASSILSHIKASLASVHLFTAKEVSFSNKPYFRGEFCSQGVRESLIVGFIRSMCQTAQSFCDSPGEKGGATPPALLLLLSRLCLDYETATISYILTLTDEQFLVQDQSPVTPVSTLCAEARETARRLLTHYVKVQGLVISQMLRKSVETRDWLSTLEPRNVRAVMKRVVEDTTAIDVQVGLLYEEGVRKAQSSDSSKRTFSVYSSSRQQGRYAPSYTPSAPMDTNLLSNIQKLFSERIDVFSPVEFNKVSVLTGIIKISLKTLLECVRLRTFGRFGLQQVQVDCHFLQLYLWRFVADEELVHLLLDEVVASAALRCPDPVPMEPSVVEVICERG is encoded by the exons ATGGCGGCGGCAGCCGCTGCTCCTGGCCCAGGGTCTGGACCTGGGGACTCCCCGGAAGGACCCGAGGCGGAGGCTCCAGAACGTCGGCGGAAGGCGCACGGAATGCTGAAGCTTTACTACGGCCTCTCAGAGGGGGAAGCGGCGGGACGCCCCTCGGGGCCGGACCCCTTGGACCCTACCGATCTCAATGGGGCGCACTTCGACCCGGAAGTATACCTGGATAAG CTGCGTAGAGAGTGCCCACTGGCCCAGCTGATGGACAGTGAGACGGACATGGTGCGGCAGATCCGGGCTCTAGACAGCGACATGCAGACCTTGGTCTATGAGAACTACAACAAGTTCATCTCAGCGACAG ACACCATCCGGAAGATGAAGAACGACTTCCGgaagatggaggatgagatggaccGGTTGGCCACCAACATGGCGGTGATCACGGACTTCAGCGCGCGCATCAGCGCCACGCTGCAGGACCGCCACGAGCGCATCACCAAGCTGGCAG GGGTCCACGCGCTGCTGCGGAAGCTGCAGTTCCTCTTCGAGCTGCCCTCGCGCCTCACCAAGTGCGTGGAGCTGGGCGCCTACGGGCAGGCCGTGCGATACCAGGGCCGCGCGCGGGCCGTGCTGCAGCAGTACCAGCACCTGCCCTCCTTCCGCGCCATCCAGGACGATTGCCAGGTCATTACGGCTCGCCTGGCCCAGCAGCTTCGGCAGCGCTTCAG GGAGGGCGGCTCTGGCGCCCCTGAGCAAGCCGAGTGCGTGGAGCTGCTGCTGGCTCTGGGCGAGCCCGCGGAGGAGCTGTGCGAGGAGTTCCTGGCGCACGCCCGAGGGcggctggaggaggagctgagaaGCCTGGAGGCGGAGCTGGGGCCCTCCCCTCCGGCTCCCGACGTCTTAGAGTTCACTGACCACGGCGGCAGCGGCTTCGTCGGTGGCCTCTGCCAGGTGGCGGCGGCCTACCAGGAGCTGTTTGCGGCCCAGGGCCCGGCGGGCGCCGAGAAGCTAGCAGCCTTTGCCCGGGAGCTGGGCAGCCGCTACTTCGCGCTGGTGGAGCGGCGGCTGGCGCAGGAGCAGGGCGGCGGAGACAATTCCCTGCTGGTGCGGGCGCTGGACCGCTTCCACCGGCGCCTGCGCGCACCCGGGGCCCTGTTGGCCGCTGCCGGGCTGGCGGAGGCCGCCACTGAGATCGTGGAGCGCGTGGCCCGCGAGCGCCTGGGCCACCATCTGCAGGGCCTGCAGGCGGCCTTCCTGGGCAGCCTGACGGATGTGCGGCAGGCGCTGGCCGCCCCTCGAATTGCTGGGAAGGAAGGCCCCGGCCTGGCGGAGCTGCTGGCCAATGTGGCCAGTTCCATCCTGAGCCACATTAAGGCCTCGCTGGCTTCTGTGCACCTCTTCACCGCCAAGGAGGTGTCTTTCTCCAACAAGCCCTACTTCCGG GGCGAGTTCTGCAGCCAGGGCGTCCGCGAGAGCCTCATCGTGGGCTTCATCCGCTCCATGTGCCAGACGGCTCAGAGCTTCTGCGACAGCCCCGGGGAGAAGGGGGGTGCCACGCCCCCTGCCCTGCTCCTGCTGCTCTCCCGCCTCTGCCTGGACTACGAGACGGCCACCATCTCCTACATCCTCACCCTCACAGATGAACAGTTTCTGGTGCAG GATCAGTCTCCAGTGACGCCCGTGAGCACACTGTGTGCGGAGGCCAGGGAGACGGCACGACGCCTGCTGACCCACTACGTGAAGGTGCAGGGCCTGGTCATATCGCAGATGCTGCGCAAGAGCGTGGAGACACGGGACTGGCTCAGTACCCTGGAGCCTCGGAACGTGCGTGCTGTCATGAAGCGGGTGGTGGAGGACACGACAGCCATCGATGTGCAG GTGGGGCTCCTGTACGAGGAGGGTGTTCGGAAGGCCCAGAGCAGCGACTCCAGCAAGAGGACCTTCTCGGTTTACAGCAGCTCCAGGCAGCAGGGCCGCTACGCACCCAGCTATACACCCAG TGCCCCAATGGACACCAACCTCTTGAGCAACATTCAGAAGCTGTTCTCTGAGCGAATCGACGTGTTCAGCCCTGTGGAGTTCAATAAG GTGTCGGTGCTGACCGGCATCATCAAGATCAGCCTGAAGACACTGCTGGAGTGCGTGCGGCTGCGCACCTTCGGGCGCTTCGGGCTGCAGCAGGTGCAGGTGGACTGCCACTTCCTGCAGCTCTACCTGTGGCGCTTCGTAGCCGATGAGGAGCTTGTGCACCTGCTGCTGGATGAAGTGGTGGCTTCAGCTGCCCTGCGCTGCCCGGACCCAGTGCCCATGGAACCCAGTGTCGTTGAGGTCATCTGTGAGCGCGGCTAG